In Lachnospiraceae bacterium, one DNA window encodes the following:
- a CDS encoding ATP-binding protein: MAYPIKYIENNLVFNHDGECFAYYELLPYNYSFLSPEQKYQVHDSFRQLIAQNRDGKIHALQISTESSIRAAQERSKQEVTGKLKDVACSKIDAQTEALISMIGENQVDYRFFIGFKLLVNEQEVTMKQFRREAKTAVSDFLHEVNHKLMGDFVSMSNEEIWRFQKMEKLLENKISRRFKVRRLNKDDFGYLIEHLYGQTGTAYEDYEYYLPKKRFQEETLVKYYDLIKPTRCLIEENQRYLKIEQEDGTVYAAYFTINSIVGELDFPSSEIFYYQQQQFTFPIDTSMNVEIVTNRKALSTVRNKKKELKDLDNHAWQNDSETSTNVVDALDSVNELESTLDQSKESMYKLSYVVRVTAPDLEELKRRCNEVKDFYDDLNVKLVRPFGDMLGLHGEFLPASKRYMNDYIQYVTSDFLAGLGFGATQMLGEPEGIYIGYSLDTGRNVYLKPDLASQGVKGSVTNALAAAFVGSLGGGKSFSNNMIVYYCVLFGAQALIVDPKAERGRWKETLPEIAHEINIVNLTSEEQNRGLLDPYVIMENPKDSESLAIDILTFLTGISSRDGEKFPVLRKAIRAVTNSEERGLFKVIEELRAEGTTISTSIADHIESFTDYDFAHLLFSDGDVTQSISLEKQLNIIQVADLVLPDKETSFEEYTTMELLSVAMLIVISTFALDFIHTDRSVFKIVDLDEAWSFLQVAQGKTLSMKLVRAGRAMNAGVYFVTQNTDDLLDEKLKNNLGLKFAFRSTDINEIRKTLAFFGVDSEDENNQKRLRDLENGQCLISDLYGRVGVIQFHPIFEDLFHAFDTRPPVRKEVE; the protein is encoded by the coding sequence ATGGCATATCCGATTAAGTATATCGAAAATAACCTTGTGTTCAACCATGACGGGGAGTGCTTTGCTTACTATGAGCTGCTTCCCTACAACTATTCCTTTTTAAGCCCCGAACAGAAATATCAGGTACACGATTCCTTTCGGCAGCTTATCGCCCAGAACAGGGACGGGAAGATTCACGCCCTGCAAATCAGCACTGAATCCAGCATACGGGCGGCACAGGAACGCTCCAAACAGGAAGTGACAGGCAAGTTAAAGGACGTTGCCTGTTCAAAGATTGACGCACAGACCGAAGCCCTGATTTCCATGATAGGGGAAAATCAGGTAGACTACCGCTTTTTTATCGGCTTTAAGCTGCTTGTCAATGAGCAGGAAGTCACCATGAAGCAGTTTCGCAGGGAAGCAAAGACCGCCGTTTCCGATTTCCTCCATGAAGTCAACCACAAACTCATGGGGGATTTTGTTTCCATGAGCAATGAGGAAATCTGGCGGTTTCAGAAGATGGAAAAACTGCTGGAAAATAAAATCTCACGCCGCTTTAAAGTCCGGCGGCTTAACAAGGACGATTTTGGTTATCTGATTGAGCATTTATACGGGCAGACTGGAACCGCCTATGAAGATTATGAGTATTACCTGCCGAAGAAGCGGTTTCAGGAGGAAACGCTGGTGAAATACTATGACCTCATCAAGCCTACCCGTTGTCTGATAGAGGAAAACCAGCGGTATCTGAAAATCGAACAGGAAGACGGGACAGTTTATGCCGCCTACTTTACCATCAACAGCATTGTGGGGGAACTGGACTTTCCATCCTCGGAAATCTTTTACTATCAACAGCAGCAATTCACCTTTCCCATTGATACCTCTATGAATGTGGAGATTGTCACAAATCGGAAAGCCCTCTCCACAGTGCGGAACAAGAAAAAAGAGCTGAAAGATTTGGATAACCACGCATGGCAGAATGACAGCGAAACCAGTACAAACGTGGTGGACGCTCTGGACAGCGTAAATGAGCTGGAATCCACCTTAGACCAGAGCAAGGAATCCATGTATAAGCTGTCCTATGTGGTGCGTGTGACGGCTCCCGACTTGGAAGAACTGAAACGCCGCTGCAATGAGGTGAAAGATTTTTATGACGATTTGAACGTGAAGCTGGTTCGCCCCTTTGGGGATATGCTGGGGCTGCATGGAGAATTTCTCCCTGCCAGTAAACGGTATATGAACGATTACATCCAATATGTCACCAGTGACTTCCTCGCGGGTCTAGGCTTTGGTGCAACCCAGATGTTGGGGGAACCGGAGGGCATTTATATCGGGTACAGCCTTGATACGGGAAGAAATGTGTACTTAAAACCTGACCTTGCCAGTCAGGGTGTGAAAGGCTCTGTCACCAATGCCCTTGCTGCCGCTTTTGTCGGCTCCCTCGGCGGTGGAAAATCATTCAGCAACAACATGATTGTCTACTACTGTGTATTGTTTGGGGCACAGGCACTCATTGTTGACCCGAAAGCAGAACGGGGACGCTGGAAGGAAACCCTGCCGGAAATCGCCCATGAAATCAATATCGTAAACCTGACCTCGGAGGAACAGAACAGGGGCTTACTCGACCCGTATGTGATTATGGAGAATCCAAAGGATTCGGAATCACTGGCAATCGACATCCTGACCTTTTTAACCGGCATTTCCAGCCGTGACGGGGAGAAGTTCCCTGTTCTTCGGAAAGCCATCCGGGCGGTGACAAACAGTGAGGAACGGGGGCTTTTCAAGGTGATTGAGGAACTACGGGCGGAAGGAACCACCATCAGCACCAGCATAGCCGACCATATCGAATCCTTTACGGACTATGACTTTGCACATCTGCTCTTTTCGGATGGGGATGTCACACAGTCCATCAGCCTTGAAAAGCAGCTCAACATCATTCAGGTGGCGGATTTGGTGCTGCCGGATAAGGAAACCTCGTTTGAAGAATACACCACAATGGAGCTGCTTTCCGTGGCAATGCTCATTGTAATCAGCACCTTTGCCCTCGACTTCATCCACACCGACCGCAGCGTGTTTAAGATTGTGGATTTGGATGAAGCATGGAGCTTCTTGCAGGTAGCACAGGGCAAGACCCTTTCCATGAAGCTGGTCCGTGCCGGACGTGCCATGAACGCAGGCGTTTACTTTGTGACCCAGAACACGGACGATTTGCTGGATGAAAAACTGAAAAACAACCTGGGCTTGAAGTTTGCGTTCCGTTCCACGGACATCAACGAAATCAGGAAGACCCTTGCCTTTTTCGGGGTGGATTCCGAAGATGAAAACAACCAGAAGCGGCTCCGTGACTTGGAAAACGGACAGTGCCTTATCAGTGATTTGTACGGGCGTGTGGGGGTGATACAGTTCCACCCTATCTTTGAAGACCTGTTCCATGCCTTTGACACCAGACCGCCCGTGAGAAAAGAGGTGGAATGA
- a CDS encoding YtxH domain-containing protein: protein MIGRVLLALLLILLLLAVSGTAAHAAGLVDDTVDAANGYSKYPLDNYQLDFYVDSGWDWLPWNWLDGIGKQVMYGLYAITNFIWTISLYLSNATGYLIQEAYSLDFISSTADSIGKNMQTLAGVTTGGLSSEGFYIGFLLILILVVGIYVAYTGLIKRETTKAIHAVVNFVVVFVLSAAFIAYAPDYIGKINEFSADISNASLTLGTKIVMPNSESQGKDSVDLIRDSLFSIQVKQPWLLLQYGNSDVESIGTDRVESLLSTSPDENNGQDREEIVVEEIEDRENTNLTITKTINRLGTVFFLFMFNIGISVFVFLLTGIMIFSQVLFIIYAMFLPVSFLLSMVPSFEGMSKRAITKLFNTILTRAGITLIITVAFSISTMLYNLSGEYPFFLTAFLQIVTFAGIYFKLGDLMGMFSLQSGDSQSMGSRIMRRPRMLMHAHMHRLQHKLGRSVTALGAETAAYHAGKQAGSDQKNASNSGSSKRTQADHSRPDGQTALEKESAWKLAGSAVGAVADTKDKIADTAGQLREQAKDLPVNAKYALYHGKTQVSEGVQDFTSSVTQTQTARAEQRNVQAESRRQTIAERRAELEQAKQPQKTASEAPKGAAPVHERPVTTKQPENFRNHADTAHAGKPAIQPAPPSIRERRQVSYEGTVAERASVPVVKAASIHYEHTPPVRAERQIVPPASPVQPDERQKTAPTTTPAAPRPARPVQNDTAPVIPERKRAAPVVKESNFTIRRTTARKEWTKTGKAAAKQKKGEKP, encoded by the coding sequence ATGATTGGCAGGGTGCTTCTGGCACTCCTGCTCATCCTCCTGTTGCTGGCAGTCTCCGGTACAGCCGCCCATGCTGCCGGACTGGTGGATGATACAGTGGACGCTGCCAACGGATACAGCAAATATCCTCTGGACAACTACCAGCTTGATTTTTATGTGGACAGCGGATGGGACTGGCTCCCGTGGAACTGGCTGGACGGTATCGGGAAGCAGGTGATGTACGGACTGTATGCCATCACAAATTTTATCTGGACCATCAGCCTGTACCTTTCCAACGCCACGGGGTATCTGATTCAGGAAGCCTACTCGCTGGACTTCATTTCCTCTACGGCGGATTCCATTGGGAAAAATATGCAGACCCTTGCAGGCGTTACCACAGGCGGCTTATCCTCGGAGGGATTTTATATCGGGTTCCTGCTGATTCTCATTCTGGTGGTGGGGATTTACGTTGCCTACACAGGGCTTATCAAACGGGAAACTACAAAAGCCATCCATGCCGTTGTCAATTTTGTGGTAGTGTTCGTGCTGTCCGCTGCCTTTATCGCCTACGCTCCTGATTATATCGGGAAAATCAATGAATTTTCCGCAGACATCAGCAATGCCAGCCTGACCCTTGGCACAAAGATTGTGATGCCCAACTCGGAAAGTCAGGGAAAAGACAGTGTGGATTTGATACGGGACAGCCTGTTTTCTATTCAGGTCAAGCAGCCGTGGCTCCTGCTGCAATATGGCAACTCGGATGTGGAAAGCATTGGAACAGACCGTGTGGAAAGCCTGCTTTCAACCAGTCCAGACGAAAACAACGGGCAGGACAGGGAAGAAATCGTGGTGGAGGAAATCGAAGACAGGGAAAACACGAACCTTACCATCACAAAGACCATCAACCGATTGGGAACTGTCTTCTTCCTGTTCATGTTCAATATCGGTATCTCCGTTTTTGTATTCCTGCTCACGGGGATAATGATTTTCTCACAGGTGCTTTTTATCATCTACGCCATGTTCCTGCCTGTGAGCTTTCTCCTTAGCATGGTTCCCTCTTTTGAGGGGATGTCAAAACGTGCCATCACGAAACTGTTCAATACCATCCTTACCAGAGCCGGAATCACCCTGATTATCACGGTAGCGTTCAGTATTTCCACCATGCTCTACAACCTGTCTGGGGAATATCCGTTCTTCCTGACGGCGTTCTTGCAGATAGTGACCTTTGCCGGAATTTATTTCAAGTTGGGGGATTTGATGGGGATGTTCTCCTTACAAAGCGGTGATTCCCAAAGCATGGGAAGCCGTATCATGCGAAGACCCCGTATGCTCATGCACGCCCATATGCACCGTTTACAGCATAAGTTAGGACGTTCTGTGACAGCTCTTGGGGCTGAAACGGCTGCATACCACGCAGGGAAACAGGCTGGTTCAGACCAGAAAAATGCTTCCAACTCCGGTTCCTCCAAACGGACACAGGCAGACCACAGCAGACCAGACGGACAGACAGCACTGGAAAAGGAATCTGCATGGAAACTGGCTGGCTCTGCGGTGGGTGCAGTGGCAGATACCAAAGATAAGATAGCCGATACTGCCGGACAGCTTCGGGAGCAGGCAAAAGATTTGCCTGTCAATGCAAAGTACGCCCTTTACCACGGGAAAACACAGGTATCAGAGGGAGTACAGGATTTTACTTCCAGCGTGACCCAGACCCAAACTGCCAGAGCCGAACAGCGGAACGTACAGGCAGAAAGCCGCAGACAGACCATTGCAGAACGCAGGGCGGAACTGGAACAGGCAAAACAGCCGCAAAAGACTGCTTCCGAAGCACCCAAAGGGGCGGCTCCTGTCCATGAACGCCCTGTTACTACAAAGCAGCCGGAAAATTTCCGAAATCATGCAGATACCGCTCATGCAGGAAAGCCAGCTATACAGCCAGCTCCCCCATCCATCAGGGAACGGAGACAGGTTTCTTATGAGGGGACTGTGGCAGAACGGGCTTCGGTTCCGGTGGTAAAAGCTGCTTCCATCCACTATGAACATACACCGCCTGTAAGGGCAGAACGCCAGATAGTCCCACCGGCTTCCCCTGTCCAGCCAGATGAAAGACAAAAGACAGCTCCAACCACCACACCTGCTGCTCCCCGTCCGGCAAGACCTGTCCAGAATGATACGGCTCCTGTGATACCGGAAAGAAAACGGGCTGCCCCTGTGGTTAAGGAATCGAACTTTACCATCCGGCGTACCACCGCCAGAAAGGAGTGGACAAAAACGGGAAAAGCGGCTGCCAAACAAAAGAAAGGGGAGAAACCATGA
- a CDS encoding bifunctional lysozyme/C40 family peptidase, translating into MKLRHLFFACSGVFVMMFSMLLLVVIVFSDEEDGGSGGNLIYGGVSVSQEVLAHKPMLEKYAREYGIEEYLNVLLAIIQVESGGTLEDVMQSSESLGLPPNSLNTEESIKQGCKYFSELLTAAETKGCDLNSVIQSYNYGGGFLDYVAGHGKKYTFELAESFAREKSGGKKVTYTNPVAVEKNGGWRYSYGNMFYVFLVSEYLTVAQFDDETVQAIMEEALKYEGWTYVYGGDSPSTSFDCSGLVQWCYGKAGIALPRTAQEQYNVTQHIPLSEAKAGDLVFFHSTYNAGTYITHVGLYVGNNRMYHAGNPIGYADLTGSYWQQHLAGAGRIKQ; encoded by the coding sequence ATGAAGTTAAGACACCTTTTCTTTGCCTGTTCCGGCGTGTTCGTGATGATGTTCTCCATGCTCCTCTTGGTGGTGATTGTCTTCTCGGATGAGGAAGACGGCGGAAGCGGCGGAAACCTTATCTATGGGGGCGTGAGCGTATCACAGGAAGTCCTCGCCCATAAACCTATGCTGGAAAAGTATGCAAGGGAATATGGCATAGAGGAATACTTAAATGTGCTGCTCGCCATCATTCAGGTGGAATCCGGCGGCACGCTGGAAGACGTTATGCAGTCCTCGGAATCTCTGGGGCTTCCCCCGAACTCCCTTAACACAGAGGAATCCATCAAACAGGGCTGCAAATATTTCTCGGAACTGCTTACAGCAGCAGAAACAAAGGGCTGTGACCTAAACAGTGTGATTCAATCCTACAACTACGGCGGCGGCTTCCTGGACTATGTGGCAGGACACGGGAAAAAGTACACCTTTGAACTGGCAGAGAGCTTCGCAAGGGAAAAATCCGGCGGAAAGAAAGTCACCTACACCAACCCTGTTGCCGTAGAGAAAAACGGGGGCTGGCGGTATTCCTACGGAAATATGTTCTATGTCTTCTTGGTATCGGAATACCTGACCGTGGCACAGTTTGATGATGAAACGGTGCAGGCTATCATGGAGGAAGCCTTAAAGTATGAGGGCTGGACGTATGTGTACGGGGGCGATTCCCCCTCCACTTCCTTTGACTGTTCGGGACTGGTGCAGTGGTGCTATGGCAAGGCAGGAATCGCCCTGCCACGGACAGCACAGGAACAGTACAATGTAACACAGCACATCCCTCTGTCCGAAGCAAAAGCAGGGGATTTGGTCTTTTTCCACTCCACCTATAACGCCGGAACCTATATCACCCATGTGGGGCTATATGTGGGAAATAACCGGATGTACCATGCCGGAAATCCCATTGGTTATGCAGACCTGACAGGCTCCTACTGGCAACAGCACCTTGCCGGAGCCGGACGAATCAAACAATAG
- a CDS encoding conjugal transfer protein: MIQIRKEENQKKQKEKKLKVYKVNTHKKTVIALWVLLAVSFLFAVYKNFTAIDIHTVHETKVIEEKIIDTHKIENFVENFAEVYYSWEQSAASIDNRTNALKGYLTGELQALNVDTVRKDIPVSSALTDFQIWEIIEEKEQHYQVTYTVEQRITEGESSKTVRSAYQVTVYVDGSGNLTIVQNPTITSVPVKSGYTPKAVQSDGTVDSITTEEINEFLATVFKLYPTATAKELTYYVNEGVLKPVGKEYIFSELVNPVYNRKGNQVTASLAVKYLDNQTMTTQISQFDLVLEKNGENWKIVK; this comes from the coding sequence ATGATTCAGATTAGAAAAGAGGAAAACCAGAAAAAGCAGAAAGAAAAGAAGCTGAAAGTTTACAAAGTCAATACCCACAAAAAAACCGTGATTGCCCTGTGGGTGCTTCTGGCGGTGAGTTTCCTGTTTGCCGTCTATAAGAATTTCACGGCGATAGACATCCACACTGTTCATGAAACCAAAGTGATTGAGGAAAAAATCATTGACACCCACAAGATAGAAAACTTTGTGGAGAATTTCGCAGAAGTCTACTATTCATGGGAACAGTCCGCCGCTTCCATTGATAACCGGACAAATGCTTTAAAAGGGTATCTCACCGGAGAACTGCAAGCCCTGAATGTAGATACCGTCCGAAAGGACATCCCCGTATCGTCTGCCCTGACTGACTTTCAGATATGGGAAATCATAGAAGAAAAGGAGCAGCATTATCAAGTGACCTATACGGTAGAACAGCGTATCACAGAGGGGGAATCCAGTAAAACCGTCCGTTCCGCTTATCAGGTGACAGTCTATGTGGATGGCTCTGGAAACCTGACGATTGTTCAGAATCCTACCATCACCAGCGTTCCCGTAAAATCCGGCTACACTCCAAAAGCAGTACAAAGTGACGGTACGGTGGATTCCATCACTACGGAGGAAATCAACGAATTTCTCGCTACCGTTTTCAAGCTGTACCCTACGGCAACCGCAAAGGAGCTGACCTATTATGTGAATGAGGGCGTATTAAAACCTGTGGGAAAAGAGTATATTTTCTCGGAACTAGTGAATCCGGTTTACAACCGAAAAGGGAATCAGGTGACAGCTTCTCTTGCGGTGAAATATCTGGATAATCAGACTATGACAACACAGATATCACAGTTTGACCTTGTGCTAGAGAAGAATGGGGAGAATTGGAAGATTGTTAAATAA
- a CDS encoding SH3 domain-containing protein — MKRIISLLLSTICTVMMISTLAFAAETSLEDTGVTVVRLNRREYDTLYVKTDGGNLNVRSGAGTEYAIVGKLANGTKIDGWSIFGRVDSEGRSWTNITAKDINGKSVTGWVLDEYLTATPPSRAVPVGIGPDVG, encoded by the coding sequence ATGAAACGTATTATAAGCCTTTTACTTTCTACAATATGCACAGTTATGATGATTAGTACATTAGCTTTTGCCGCTGAAACATCATTGGAAGATACCGGGGTAACGGTTGTTCGTTTAAATAGGCGTGAATATGACACGCTTTATGTAAAAACAGATGGAGGAAATCTCAATGTACGTTCAGGAGCAGGTACAGAGTATGCAATCGTTGGAAAACTTGCCAACGGAACTAAAATTGATGGATGGAGTATTTTCGGCAGAGTTGACAGTGAGGGACGTTCCTGGACAAATATCACAGCAAAAGATATCAACGGAAAGTCAGTCACAGGCTGGGTTTTAGATGAATATCTTACAGCTACGCCGCCTTCACGTGCTGTTCCTGTCGGGATTGGTCCTGATGTTGGTTAG
- a CDS encoding BlaI/MecI/CopY family transcriptional regulator — translation MARPAEAPLNYLGGKKKLSATEFEFMKFIWKHPEGVSSEEIYQAFPQARGTKSTILYHLSEKGYVDKKQSGLHHFYTVLVTKEEYEQALLRQQIEGVLGNTSFERLVAAFCGKTLSKAQIEKTRNLLKELEDGLEDK, via the coding sequence ATGGCAAGACCTGCTGAAGCACCTTTAAATTATCTGGGTGGAAAGAAAAAACTTTCTGCTACAGAGTTTGAATTTATGAAATTTATTTGGAAACACCCAGAAGGTGTCAGTAGTGAGGAAATCTATCAGGCATTTCCGCAAGCAAGAGGTACAAAAAGTACGATTTTGTATCATCTTTCTGAAAAGGGCTATGTTGATAAAAAGCAAAGTGGACTTCATCATTTCTATACGGTTTTAGTCACAAAGGAAGAATATGAGCAGGCATTACTTCGCCAACAGATTGAGGGGGTATTGGGTAATACTTCTTTTGAACGCCTAGTTGCTGCCTTCTGTGGGAAGACATTGTCAAAAGCACAGATAGAAAAAACCAGAAATCTTTTAAAGGAGCTGGAAGATGGGCTGGAAGATAAGTGA
- a CDS encoding M56 family metallopeptidase — MGWKISDILALLVTLFVSLNILISVISLSGKHLERRMDMGHLSLFLKMVLVFSAFGMPVLAGVILYKFVFGERIYLVSDDLLYMDTIHKGSISYGTPWGNHWIALLLFLAWFLGFIYYGIFKYANDRRILKKLEKCSKYTQDKLLIETKREAMNELGLKGPVLLLSNEIIQSPFMTGIFEQKIFLPESNYTQEEWGLLLKHELVHCKNQDYFFRRLVFILCALHWFNPLIYRLSDYFVEVNEMACDEKVLNRQPIKRHTMYAELILQIQEKELGLTTVSLTGHTVNGLERRIRNIMKKTEKTKRISFAVLAMSMVLMCPLTVFAASWGMSNLQDLVVKKLWITEVEVQQESTELPEKTEFHYSEDVIEYSIQINPRGVTSIDITIDGKNVKYGDSLSLTSGNKVAFILQSDSSSDSFKAGLEDSKGKRIYVQTSNGWIDHTFSIEQSGSYKIFLEGTTSKSIHITGSITILK; from the coding sequence ATGGGCTGGAAGATAAGTGACATTTTGGCACTGTTAGTAACGCTATTTGTCTCATTGAATATTTTAATATCGGTTATATCCCTTTCCGGAAAACATCTGGAAAGAAGAATGGACATGGGGCATTTAAGTTTATTTTTAAAAATGGTTCTAGTATTCAGTGCCTTTGGTATGCCCGTATTGGCTGGTGTAATTTTGTATAAATTCGTTTTTGGGGAAAGAATTTATTTGGTTAGTGATGATTTGCTTTATATGGATACCATTCATAAAGGTTCAATTAGCTACGGAACACCTTGGGGAAATCACTGGATAGCTCTGTTGCTTTTTCTCGCCTGGTTTTTAGGATTTATCTATTATGGTATCTTCAAATATGCAAATGACAGAAGGATTCTCAAAAAACTAGAAAAATGCAGTAAGTATACTCAGGATAAACTTCTAATAGAGACAAAAAGAGAGGCAATGAATGAATTAGGTCTGAAGGGTCCGGTGTTGTTATTATCGAATGAAATAATTCAGTCTCCTTTTATGACAGGAATATTTGAACAGAAAATTTTCTTGCCGGAGAGTAATTACACGCAGGAAGAATGGGGGTTGCTGTTAAAGCATGAGTTGGTTCACTGCAAAAATCAGGATTATTTTTTTCGCAGACTTGTATTTATTTTATGCGCTCTGCATTGGTTTAATCCGCTTATTTACAGACTATCAGATTATTTTGTTGAAGTAAATGAAATGGCCTGTGATGAGAAAGTACTTAATCGCCAGCCCATCAAAAGACATACTATGTATGCGGAACTAATTTTACAAATACAGGAAAAGGAGCTTGGTTTAACTACGGTGTCGCTTACCGGCCATACGGTAAACGGTTTGGAAAGGAGAATCAGAAATATCATGAAAAAGACTGAAAAAACAAAGAGAATATCATTTGCTGTGTTGGCAATGTCAATGGTTTTGATGTGTCCCCTTACAGTGTTTGCTGCTTCTTGGGGGATGTCAAATTTACAGGATTTAGTGGTAAAGAAACTTTGGATTACGGAAGTTGAAGTCCAGCAGGAATCTACAGAATTACCTGAGAAGACGGAATTTCACTATTCGGAAGATGTAATAGAATACTCGATACAAATAAATCCAAGGGGAGTAACGTCAATTGATATAACAATTGATGGAAAAAATGTGAAGTATGGAGATAGTCTTTCTTTGACCTCAGGTAATAAAGTGGCCTTTATACTACAATCAGATAGTAGTTCTGACAGTTTTAAGGCGGGACTTGAGGATTCCAAAGGCAAGAGAATATATGTCCAGACTTCTAATGGATGGATTGACCATACATTTTCAATTGAGCAATCTGGAAGCTATAAAATATTCTTGGAGGGTACTACGTCAAAGAGTATACATATTACCGGAAGTATAACTATATTAAAATAA
- a CDS encoding VanZ family protein, whose protein sequence is MWTYIRQIPDLKIFIMLFIVLGIFGIYSFVKKNESTFYMIGYILTAFYCVFLIDIYFSPTVIRKSIDSISPWMTLQTIPFKTLKNLGFISIAGHIVLTMPIPILIYIILRASVKKISIISILAGIFIEPIQLLINLITGFPNYVIDIDDFMLQIAGILVGLFIITLAEKYHILNWLKE, encoded by the coding sequence ATGTGGACATATATAAGACAGATTCCTGACTTAAAGATATTTATAATGTTATTTATTGTTCTAGGCATATTTGGAATATACTCTTTCGTTAAAAAAAACGAATCCACTTTTTATATGATAGGTTATATTCTGACTGCTTTCTACTGTGTTTTTTTAATTGATATATATTTTTCTCCAACAGTTATAAGAAAAAGCATTGATAGTATTAGCCCCTGGATGACTTTACAAACTATCCCATTTAAAACATTGAAAAATTTGGGATTTATAAGTATAGCCGGACATATAGTATTAACAATGCCTATACCAATATTGATTTATATTATTTTAAGAGCATCTGTAAAGAAAATCAGCATTATTAGTATTTTAGCAGGTATATTTATTGAACCTATTCAGTTGCTTATTAATTTGATTACTGGCTTTCCTAATTATGTGATTGATATTGATGATTTTATGTTACAAATAGCTGGAATTTTAGTTGGATTATTTATAATTACACTAGCGGAGAAATATCATATATTAAATTGGCTTAAAGAATGA
- a CDS encoding sigma-70 family RNA polymerase sigma factor has translation MKPSEFQTTIENQFDYICKVAMEDERKDYLKALSRQCKRETLFCDMDDYTVNLLSSKDTYPSHFHTFEMDGFTVRIENSLLAEALENLDGKKRDVILRYYFLGFDDTEISKILEVNRSTIQRRRHAGLEFIKKFMEEEA, from the coding sequence ATGAAGCCATCTGAATTTCAGACAACCATAGAGAACCAGTTTGATTACATCTGCAAGGTCGCTATGGAGGATGAACGTAAAGACTACCTCAAAGCGTTATCCAGACAGTGTAAACGTGAAACCCTGTTCTGTGATATGGACGATTACACCGTCAACTTGCTTTCTTCTAAAGACACCTATCCATCCCACTTCCATACTTTTGAAATGGACGGGTTTACTGTCCGTATTGAAAACAGCCTGTTAGCAGAAGCGTTGGAAAATCTGGACGGAAAGAAACGTGATGTTATCTTGAGATATTATTTCCTCGGATTTGACGATACGGAAATTTCAAAAATTCTGGAAGTCAACCGTTCTACCATCCAGAGAAGAAGACACGCCGGACTGGAATTTATCAAAAAATTCATGGAGGAAGAAGCATGA
- a CDS encoding helix-turn-helix domain-containing protein translates to MTAKHPMIPFPVIVKASDGDIEAINRIVRHYSGFITSRSIRPMKDEYGNTHMVVDETLRRRMETRLIAKILSFEIREPN, encoded by the coding sequence ATGACAGCAAAGCACCCTATGATTCCGTTTCCTGTGATTGTAAAGGCTTCGGACGGCGATATTGAAGCAATCAATCGGATTGTACGCCATTATAGCGGTTTTATTACCAGCCGTTCCATCCGTCCCATGAAAGACGAATATGGGAATACCCACATGGTTGTAGATGAAACCCTACGCCGCCGGATGGAAACACGTCTGATTGCAAAGATTTTATCTTTTGAAATCAGGGAGCCAAACTAA
- a CDS encoding DUF3173 domain-containing protein, translating into MITVTKKDLIELGYGTSFAADIIREAKRLMISKGHTYYQSRKLDRVPREAVEELLGINFTDKSN; encoded by the coding sequence ATGATTACAGTAACAAAAAAAGATTTAATAGAACTAGGTTATGGGACTTCATTCGCAGCAGACATCATAAGAGAAGCAAAAAGACTTATGATTTCAAAAGGGCATACCTACTATCAGTCACGCAAACTGGACAGGGTTCCCAGAGAAGCTGTGGAAGAATTGTTAGGGATTAATTTTACTGATAAATCAAACTGA